From one Ochrobactrum vermis genomic stretch:
- a CDS encoding ABC transporter ATP-binding protein translates to MTIKAENLIWKIGKKAIIEDVTFEAKPGKMLGLLGPNGSGKTSLLRLIAGLKRPYTGRVLLDEEDISTVTRRSIAQRIAFVEQHATTNTNLKVVDVVRLGRFPHRSMFSGWTGADETAVQDAIERTGMTAKKNDPWQTLSGGEKQRAHIARALAQAPKELILDEPTNHLDIQHQMSLLKLISCLPITSIIALHDLNHAAMFCDELIVMLSGKIVASGTPEEVINENILKQVFSIDARVEPSPYSGRPHIHYLK, encoded by the coding sequence ATGACGATCAAAGCCGAAAACCTTATCTGGAAGATTGGCAAGAAAGCCATAATCGAAGACGTGACTTTCGAAGCGAAGCCCGGAAAGATGCTGGGGCTTTTGGGGCCAAACGGCTCTGGGAAAACGTCGTTGCTGCGCCTGATCGCCGGGTTAAAGCGCCCCTACACCGGGCGTGTCTTGCTTGATGAAGAAGATATCAGCACCGTTACCCGGCGCAGTATTGCGCAACGTATTGCTTTTGTTGAGCAACATGCAACGACAAACACCAATCTCAAGGTGGTGGACGTTGTCAGACTTGGACGTTTTCCACACAGGTCGATGTTCTCTGGCTGGACGGGTGCGGACGAGACAGCTGTGCAAGATGCCATCGAACGTACCGGCATGACGGCCAAGAAAAATGACCCGTGGCAAACCCTGTCAGGCGGCGAGAAGCAACGTGCACATATAGCAAGAGCGCTGGCGCAGGCACCGAAAGAACTTATCCTCGATGAACCGACCAACCACCTGGATATTCAGCATCAGATGAGTTTGCTGAAGCTGATTTCCTGCCTACCGATTACAAGCATCATTGCGTTGCATGATCTCAACCATGCAGCCATGTTCTGCGATGAATTGATCGTTATGTTGTCAGGAAAGATCGTGGCTTCGGGAACACCAGAAGAAGTGATCAACGAGAATATTCTCAAGCAAGTTTTCTCGATCGATGCGCGTGTGGAACCATCTCCATATAGCGGGCGGCCTCATATTCACTATCTCAAATAA